The genomic region AGATATTTTTGCTTCTGTTCTTCGCTGCCGAATGCCCAGATGGGATACATCACCAGCGCGCCCTGCACCGAGGCAAAGCTGCGAATGCCGCTGTCGCCGAATTCCAACTCCTGCATGATGAGGCCGTAAGCGACGTTGTTCAAGCCCGGACAGCCATAACCCGACAAATTCGCGCCCAGCAATCCCATTTCGCCGATCGGCTTGATCAAACGCGCGGGAAATGTGCCCTCACGAAAGTGATCGCGAATAACCGGTTTCACTTCTTTTTGCACGAACTCGCGCACCTGATCGCGCACGGCTTTCTCTTCATCAGAAAAGGAGGCCTCGATGTTGTAAAAGTCGTAGGGATTGAGATTAGGCATGTTCGCGCGGATTCCGTTAATGTTTAGGCGGCTCGTTTCGCCATCGAGCTTAACTCTTCACGAATGATTTTTCGCAGCGTTTTTTCAAGGCCACGACCCTGTTCGCGAAGATGGCGTCGCAATACTTCGTTGATGAGAGATTCGTAGTCGCCACCGCCGGCGCTATGTACCTGTTCGCGAAACCCTTCGAGAATATCATTGTCGAGGCGAATCGAGACTAAGGTTTTGCCCTTGGGAGACTTCACGATCGCGCCGCGCTTGGCATTAGTAAAATCATATTCTTTTGTCTTCATAGGCTTTCCGTTCTCTTTTGGTCGCCAATCTTGCTGAAATGATTCGAATATCATCGCCCCGATAGGTATAGACAACGACGATTATGCGCGCTAAAAAATCTAGGCCAATACTGACAAACCGTTGCTCGCCATCAATGAATTCTTCGCGCAGAGACAAGGCATAATCATCCTTAAAAACTCCGGTGGCATCGGCAAAATCAACCCCGTGATTCTTCAGGTTGGCTTCCGCCTTTTTGAATCCCATTGATAGCCCATTAAACAATCTCGTTCCGAAAAGCGCCCCGCTCAGGCGCAACACGCCTGCATTTCCTGCTGAATCCGAAAACGATAGCGATAATCTCCGACAACCGAGCCGAGCAGGGTATTCGTGCCGTAAGACTCGATCCTCACGTTCACAAAATCCCCGGGATGCGCATGGCCGGAAAAAACCACGCCTTTGTTTTGATCGGTGCGGCCTAGCCACTGCTCTTTATTCTTCTTGCTGACTTCCTCGACCAGCACCGTATGCGTTTTGCCGAGTTCCAGGGCGTTGCGCCTCAGCGAAATTTCACGCTGCAACTCGCTCAAGCGAATGAGGCGCGCGACTTTCACTTCTTCCGGAACATCGTCGGCAAACTTGCGTTCGGCAATCGTCTGCTTGCGCTGGCTGTATTTGAACATGAACGCGGAATCGAATTCGACCTGCTCGACCATACGCAGCGTGTCATCGAAATCCGCTTCGGTTTCCCCGCAGAAGCCGCAAATGATGTCGGTAGTTAGCGAAATTTCCGGCACCGTGTCGCGTATCTCCGCTGCCAAATCGAGAAATTCTTCCCTGGTGTAATTGCGATTCATGCGCTCCAGCACGCTGTTGCTGCCCGCTTGCAACGGCAGATGAATATGCTTGCAAATCTTGGAATTCCGCGCCATCGCATGCAGCAGCTTGCGCGGAAAATCTTTGGGATGCGGCGAGGTGAAACGAATGCGCTGGATGCCTTCGACTTCGGCCACCATTTCCAGCAGATCGGCGAAATCATATTGCTCGTAGCGATACGAATTCACATTCTGCCCGAGCAACGTAATTTGCTTGAAGCCTTCGGCGGCAATGCGTTCGGCTTCCGCGACGATGTTCTGCGGCTCGCGGCTGCGCTCGCGACCGCGCGTGTAAGGCACGACGCAGAAGGTGCAGAAGTTATCACAGCCGCGCATGATCGCAATCCAGGCATTCACACCCGGACGGCGCTGCGGCGCGATGTCGGAATAGGTTTCGTATTCGGAGAGGGAAAAATCGAAGCCTTTTTCCTGATGGCCGCGCGTCGATTCGAGCAGCAGCGGCAGACGTTTGTAACTGTCCGGGCCGGCAACGATGTCAACGATACTCGCGCGTTCCGCCAGTTCGGTGCGAAGATTTTGCGCCATGCAACCGAGAATGCCGATGACGAGATCGCCTTTGCGCCGCCGCTTCAAGCCTTTGAGATGATCGAGACGGTGATAGATTTTCTCGTGCGCGTTTTCGCGAATGGCGCAGGTGTTCAACAATACCGCTTCGGCTTGGTCTTCGGCCTCGGTGAACTCATGTTTATGGCTGCGCAAGATCGAACGAATCAACTCGGAGTCGTATTCGTTCATCTGGCAGCCGTAGGTTTCGAGATAAATTTTCATGAAAATGCAGTTGAGTTGAAACTCTAGCTTGACTTCTATCTCATTAATTTGCTAGCTTTTGATCCGATTTCTGTAAGCCAGCGTTTTTTGATTGGGCTGGCAAGATAGTACATTCCTTGTCAAGTTTCAACCCTGATTTTAGCGCGCACGATCAAATTGTTTTGCCCCCAGCTCGCGCAAATAATCAAACGTATAAATCCCGCTATCATGGCCGTCGGACCAAACGAATTGCAACGCATAACGCCCCACCGGCCGTGCTTCCAGCGCGCGGATGTTTTCGGGGACATTCTCGGGGAAAACCACGCGCTGGCCGGTGACTTCATCAACGCAAACCGCGCAGCGGCAACTACCGCGTAACTCGCGCAAAGCGTATTTCGTTTTCCGGCCGTCATCCCAGTCAATGGCGATGCTCTTCTCATCGATGGGATAGAGGTTGATGGGAGTTGGCATTCTATGCTATTCTTTCAAAGAAAAATTTTCCAACGGATTGAAACAACCCAACGGATGGCAGGATTTTATCTACTGGGTTGTTTCAATCTGCTGGGGATAATTTGAATTGTTTTCAATTCAAAAATTCAAAACTCCACCGTATCCGTCACGTTGCCTTTGCGCAACAACATGCTCTTTTGCCTTCCGCCGGCTTTGACGTGAACGAGGTTGGTTTGCTCCTCATAAATCTCCAGCAAAATGCGGTTGGTGACCGCAATCTTTTTTACTTCCGTCACCGGCGCAATTTCAACGTAGCACCAGGTCACGTCCATCTCGACTTCCTTGCCGACATAACGAAACGTTGCGGTATCGCCATTGACAACAATCACGACTTGATTCTTGAGATAATTGTAGAGGTAGCGATCGGCTTCCTGCGCTTCGCGCGGATCGCCGAGATAGAGTTTGCCGGTCCCCTGAGCTTCGAGCACTTTCTCCAAATCATCGGTAAAAATTTTGAACGTGATCTCCAGCGACTTTGCTTCAGAATTGTGATCGATCTGGCAAATGCTGACATAAAAGGGATGTCGAATGCCTGAAACCGCGCTCGCCAGCAGAAAAACCGGCAAAACCGCCAGGCAAAACTTGAATCGGAGCTTGGGCATTTCTCGCTTGCTTTGCATTTTTTTTCGATTAGTTTACTCGCCACCCTGCGGCATGGTTTTTACCCGGGCGAGCAAATATACGGCACACAAGCGCGTCTCGCAACTCAAATGTCGGAATTTCAAACCTACCTCACACTCGGCTTCGAACATATTTCTGATTTGGGCGCTTACGATCATTTGTTGTTCATCGTGGCGCTCTGCGCGGTTTATTCCTGGCAGCAATGGCGCACGCTGGCCATTTTGGTTACGGCGTTCACCCTCGGCCATTCCCTCTCGCTGGCAGCCTCGGTTATCGGCCGGCCGCTCTTGCCGGCACCGCTCGTGGAATTTCTGATTCCACTTACGATTTTTGCAACCAGCGTATTGAACGTCGTGCGCAACTCCGATTCTCATCATTCTGCCAATCTGCGGTGGCGTTACTTGCTTGTGCTCGGTTTTGGATTGATTCACGGCATGGGGTTTTCGAATTACTTGCGTGCGTTGCTGGGACGGGAAGCGAGCATTTGGGCGCCGTTGCTTGCTTTTAATCTCGGCCTGGAGATCGGGCAATTGCTGATCGTCGGCGTTGTGTTGGGCTTTTCCTGGCTGGCGTTGCGCGTTCTCAAGATCATGCCGCGCGCATGGAATCTTTTTATCTCGGGCGCGGCGGCGGGCGTATCACTAATTCTCCTGACGCAACGTTGAAGCCGTAAGCGCCTCGTCAGTATAAACAGCCTAGAACCTTGGATATTGGAAACAATTGAGGTTTTCAATGCAACGGCCAAGCCGTTGCAAAAGCGTTTTCGCGTTTTCAGATTGTGAGCAGCTTAAAAGATATGAGGATTGCGTAGGTAGGGAACGTTAAAAAGATGGCATTTGCGTTCCAATAAATCATTCATCAATTCCGGTGAGGTGAGAAGATGAAAAACAAAATGCTGTTCCTGTCAAGCCTGCTGTTGTGGGCGCTCAGCCCATTTGCGGGCAGCGCGCAAGACGACAAAACCGTGAACGAGTCCGAGAAAAAATTCCGGCAGTTG from Cytophagia bacterium CHB2 harbors:
- a CDS encoding acyl-CoA dehydrogenase; this translates as MPNLNPYDFYNIEASFSDEEKAVRDQVREFVQKEVKPVIRDHFREGTFPARLIKPIGEMGLLGANLSGYGCPGLNNVAYGLIMQELEFGDSGIRSFASVQGALVMYPIWAFGSEEQKQKYL
- a CDS encoding BrnA antitoxin family protein, with protein sequence MKTKEYDFTNAKRGAIVKSPKGKTLVSIRLDNDILEGFREQVHSAGGGDYESLINEVLRRHLREQGRGLEKTLRKIIREELSSMAKRAA
- a CDS encoding BrnT family toxin, which gives rise to MGFKKAEANLKNHGVDFADATGVFKDDYALSLREEFIDGEQRFVSIGLDFLARIIVVVYTYRGDDIRIISARLATKRERKAYEDKRI
- the miaB gene encoding tRNA (N6-isopentenyl adenosine(37)-C2)-methylthiotransferase MiaB: MKIYLETYGCQMNEYDSELIRSILRSHKHEFTEAEDQAEAVLLNTCAIRENAHEKIYHRLDHLKGLKRRRKGDLVIGILGCMAQNLRTELAERASIVDIVAGPDSYKRLPLLLESTRGHQEKGFDFSLSEYETYSDIAPQRRPGVNAWIAIMRGCDNFCTFCVVPYTRGRERSREPQNIVAEAERIAAEGFKQITLLGQNVNSYRYEQYDFADLLEMVAEVEGIQRIRFTSPHPKDFPRKLLHAMARNSKICKHIHLPLQAGSNSVLERMNRNYTREEFLDLAAEIRDTVPEISLTTDIICGFCGETEADFDDTLRMVEQVEFDSAFMFKYSQRKQTIAERKFADDVPEEVKVARLIRLSELQREISLRRNALELGKTHTVLVEEVSKKNKEQWLGRTDQNKGVVFSGHAHPGDFVNVRIESYGTNTLLGSVVGDYRYRFRIQQEMQACCA
- a CDS encoding DUF971 domain-containing protein, whose protein sequence is MPTPINLYPIDEKSIAIDWDDGRKTKYALRELRGSCRCAVCVDEVTGQRVVFPENVPENIRALEARPVGRYALQFVWSDGHDSGIYTFDYLRELGAKQFDRAR
- a CDS encoding HupE/UreJ family protein; translated protein: MSEFQTYLTLGFEHISDLGAYDHLLFIVALCAVYSWQQWRTLAILVTAFTLGHSLSLAASVIGRPLLPAPLVEFLIPLTIFATSVLNVVRNSDSHHSANLRWRYLLVLGFGLIHGMGFSNYLRALLGREASIWAPLLAFNLGLEIGQLLIVGVVLGFSWLALRVLKIMPRAWNLFISGAAAGVSLILLTQR